The region TttcagatatacagtagataGTAATAATTTCCCAGATGATGCCATTGTGGCCAAACATGCAATAGTCATCAATGGAGTAGTTCAAATTGTTTCACCAGAACGTGCTAATTCTCTGAGCTAGACTACTGTATGTAGAATGTAGTACAGTTGTGTGTACATGTTCGTCTATGTGAGCTTGTGCTTTTGCctgtgtatatgtattatacagtacataaatgaatatatatatataaatatatatatgtatatatatgtatatatatatatatatatatatatatacatatatatatatatgatataaatatatgtgtatttgagtgtatgtgtgcatatagtCCATTGTCAGGGGCTGAAGGTTCTTGTGGACTCATAGTCTGACATACACTTGGGTTTGATGCCTTTAGCGTTGTAATAATCCACCACCTGGTTAGGGACTTCTGCCAAAACACTCTTAGCCAGGGCAGCTGGGGAGGCCTGGaaatacagatacagacagagaaggaggaggagagaggtcacaaatacacacacatcaccgGCCATGCGTGATTCTAGGATGCCTGCATCTATTGTTGAGCCTGATGCTGTCAATGGTCTAGACCAGTGAGAGTGAAGTAATCAGACAAGCTCATTTGACGACCTCAAAACATCCCTGCTTTCACCTTTTTGTCCTCTAGTACTATAGCTTGGTTTCCAAATACAATGCATcaatgcatcaaaaaaaaaaatgcatcaaaccCAGTCTATTCAGAAAAGCACGAAGGCTCGCTCTTTACactatgcaaaaacaaatatacattattCATTTGCGCAGTTTATCATGTATGAGTTCATCTAAAATATCCAGTGGTGTTTGTTACTATTTgattgatggatttttttattttattttttattttattgtaactCAAGTTTTGGTGTGCTGACAAAGGTCTGTGATAAGTTAAGACTCAAAAAACCCTTTCAACATATCCATGGAAAAGGTGCATTTTCCTGGAAGGAACTACAGCAGCCAAAAAAATTACGGTTTATATTGGAAACCGCCATATTCAGTTACAAAAACCCAGTGGATAACCACTTTCCTTGATGTTATTAATCCGAGCCATTTGTCAACAAGATGCATCTTATAAAATTGAGACCATTCTGGCCTTGCAGTTTATTCTAGTTAAAGATAGATAAATGTCATAATAATCTCATCTGAGGTTTGattatgttgttattgttttcagaTTATGTCCTCCAGATTTTAATGAAAGTTTAGATGAGTTTTCGGGTTAAGGGAAGGGATTTGGTGAGTGGTTTAAGATTGTGACCGTTATTACCTCTACGTGTTTGTATATgacttttctcctgtttttttttttctctcaaaatcCATAGGATGATTTCAAGAATGCATTGTTCTTAGGCCCAAACCAAGGCAGGTTTTGTTAGTTCATAAAAACGTGACATTTTGCACAAACAAGACTGAAAGATCGTCACCTGGCAGCAGTGATGTGATTATACTTAGATAGTAAATCAATGTTATAAATTAAGTAagcaaaaagttttattttatcaaaggACTGTAGGCGTAATGAAGAATGTACAGACTAATtagtgaattatttatttaaaacatttagatatgttggaaaaaagaaaaaaacccttcttCCAATgcagacatgaacacacaaacataattacgcacgcacgcacatgtCAGCCACTTCActttacgcacacacacagtatgttacTGCACTGGACACACTACAGAATCCTTAAAGTCTGAGAGTCTGTCATACTCCGTCTCACATAATTCCCCGAGACAATGCATCATCATAGTGCACCCacctaacccccccccccccatttccaACCTCCCTTCTGCTCTCTCCCCTCCGCTCATATCTTCCTGTTATTCCCCGCTCTGCCTGTCACACAGCAGCTCCGTCCTGCTAATCCCTTCTGAAAAGAAACGACAGAGCAGAAAATCACCTCTCCACCTCTGTCACACCCTCCATCACTCCCTTTTGTCTTTAGCTCTGGTCTCCTGTTGACCTCCCTCcaacacaaccaccaccaccggGGCTGTCTCTCTACTTCTCCCTCTTCTGTCCCTCCAGATTTATTCTTCACTTCtcctctctacctgtctctttATCTATGTACTTTTGGGTATACTATAGTAGTCCTTCCTCCTATATGCCAAGatcttcccttctctccttctctttctgttttgctgGGATTATTTCTCAACCTGTCACAGACCAAACTCACCATAACAGACCCAGCCAAACAGACTCTGTCAAAGCCTGGCAAAATTAATGCCACCAGAGACACACATGTGCGCAGTGTGTAGATGTGTTTTGATGAGCACACCAAGCACATTACGCCCACACGCTCACATTCATTACCCCCTGAATACAGCACTTCTTTCCACCCACCCAatacttacatacacacacacacacacacacacacacacacacacacacacacacacacacacacacacacacacacacacacacacacacacacacacacacacacacacacacacagctcctgtTGAGGTGGAACTTTTTAAATGCAGCTGCATGTCTACCCCGAGGACGACCAGAGTTACAGCAGTTTATGGTGATATTCATTTGCCatcaaattatatatatatatatatataatgtagtAGTTAGTTAGTCGGTAGGTTACAACTGTGTACTTTTTCCATTTGGAGCTGtcctatgtaacttttgctgaacagcagcaAATGTGGCCTCAAGTGGCCATTACAGGATGACAGAAAGTGCGAAAACATAACGTAACAAAagcacaagtagagaagagtcataaagtcagcaaactATCCCAATATTATCAGTTAGTATTGCAATATCTCTAAAAAGTTTGCTAACGTTACACCACCATCAGCTACTGGTCGTACCAGACCATGTTCGGGTGTTGCAGCAAAACTCCTGAGTGTACTGGATTGAGCAATAGTTAATTTCATTACTTCTGAATTCTTCGCTTCATTTGTAAGGGGAGgcttgtgttatttcttctttcaaaagttacatagtctcactttaaatgAAGTGGATTATATTTTATCTGTGTTATCCATTTGGTAAATTTATTAGACCTAATCCCAGCACCTTGGCTGTTCAGCCTGCCGCAGATTGAGGCACAGtagctgcagtttgtttgtttgtcttcatttgGGGGCTTTTATTACTGAGCCAGTGATGAAACATGAATAgccaaagcctttttttttacatcgtGGCCCTGATGGGAAATTTCCTCTTTCATTACTAGGTATGCCTCCATAGATACTCCTAACATGTAACATGTATGCTCTTTAATGTTGCAAACAGTCTGGTATCTACTATAATTATGCTGGCTGTGAGGAAATAGCctcacaaaatacaaaaaatagcTGAACAATAGCATCTATTGCAAAAATTCATTATAAAACCCATTCTGCTGCATTCTTATGTAGTGCCTAATTTGTACATGTCTTGACATTTCCTGGAGAATTACATTTTCTGACTGGAATGCATTTGTCAAAGctctttatttttccagaaATTCAAGACTTCTACCCCCCACCCTCCATCCTTTTTCCCCACTGCCACCCACGTGTTTGAAGTCCTTGAAGGGGACGAACTGGACGATGTCGCGGAGGACGGGCTCGCCCTTGGGTGAACGCAGGATCCCGTCATCCCCGTCCAGTATCTGCATGTCTGTGAAGTCTGCGTTGCCCACACCAACGATGATGACGGACATGGGCAGGTGGGAGGCGTGCACAATGGCCTCGCGTGTGTCCGCCATGTCGGTGATGACGCCGTCTGTTAGGATCAGCAGGATGAAATACTCctggtgggggttggggggtgggggggtggggtgggggtgggcaGAAAGGATGAATAAATGTTCTctgaattttatgttttaaaagggGCTTCTTGTTAGGGACTAACCTGAATAAAACTCATTCTAATCCACTAGAGCGCCAGAGAGAAGCAGGAGGCATTaagacagagaggaatttgTGCTCTAAAACTTATGACTggaattaaattaatattaaacacGTCCcccctcttttcatttcacccctatttgcttttctttgtgctATCTTTTACCACCTCTGATGTCccacttttttgtcttttcattgcTATTTATCTTTCTTTCGTCTCCCTGCGCAGCCAGTGCAAAAACCAACAGTCACAACAACAGGAACAAAATGATCCAGacttttcttttgaaatctttctcattctctctctcaccatgGCCTCTTTGGTGTGCATCTCCTCGGAGGCAGACGAGGCCACTTTCTGGATGATTGGGGCAATGTTGGTGGGACCATACAGCTGGATCTTAGGGAGGCAATTCTGGTAGGCCTCCACCACGCCTTGGATCCCTGCAACACACCTACAGGTTCACTtggtgcttgttttttttgtcttcctgtctATCTATTTGTATATTACACTATGGTGACCTCGCCAAGTCAAACTTTTTGTACTTGCAAAAGTATTTgctaaaataaatcagattCTGCATATGTGGTTGCACTCCAAGGTTACTGGGCATTCCCTTATAGTCCACACAAACAAGagatgacagacacacaccttcGCGGCGGGAATGCAGCTATGTGGGAAGAAGAGCGAAGAAGCCCatttcacacatacagataagtgttgtttttctctgtatctTAGAGTCTGAAATACATCCTGCAGCACAGTGTCAAATCTCCTGGCTGCATTTGATTGTGCATGCCTGAGTGTATTTGTATGTGcgagaggaagaaacagagggTGGGGATGGATATAGAGGGAGAAATATGGGACTAACAGTGAGGGAGAAATGAGAAGCATGCAGCAGTGATACTGTAGGACTATTTTGGTCCTGTGAAGAATGAATGTGTCTGTGAACGTTTCTGTGAGTTCTGAAGTCTGTGTAagtaaagtgtgtttgtgtgcttgtgtgcaagCTCACCAGCACATTCAGGATTGTCCTCATCAAAGTTCACAGCGAAATCGTGTGAAACCTTCATGTGGAGCAGAGAGAACACAGGGCCTTTTACTGCCACGGCAAACCAAACGCTCAACACAACATGCACAGTCCAATTTAGAGGTTGACAGATGCATTTTCCTTTCATGTTGATCAAAAGCAAACTGTATCTCCAAAAGAGATCTCAAATCAAAATCTAAACTAGCCAGAACTGCCCCTGctactgcaaacacacactttcagacatCAAAAATGTCCAACCTTGAAGTCAGGTGGTATCAGTGCTCCAAAGCCAAATGCCGGGAACATTTTATcactggagaaagagagagaccgCTGATTCATTGAAAAAGATGGAGTGAAGGTACAGAGGGAAGGACAAGTAATGGACAAAAGGTTTGAGATTTATGAGACACTTTACATGATAAGCACGTAGAAATCCCTTTATGCAGACTTTCATCAAAGGATTTGGTCCTCAGAGGGAAAAtctagtgtgtgtatgtacttgaatgtgtgtgtgtgtgtgtgtgtgtgtgtgtgtgtgtgtgtgtgtgtgtgtgtgtgtgtgtgtgtgtgtgtgtgttagcattaGCTAAAGGATGACTGATGGAGTGGTGTCTACCTGTCATAGTCTTGGCAGATCTCCCCTACAGCCACCAGTGCTTTGAGGTACTCATTGGGCTGATAGGGGTGGATGTAGTGGAGGGAGCAGCTGTTTCTGGGATCCCCATTGGATGCTGTGAAGTCTATTGCCACCtgggacagaaacacacacacacacacacacacacacacacacacacacacacacacacacacacacacacacacacacacacacacacacacagtatatgtaaACACTCACATAGCATGAGTGGACATGGGCAGACATTGAAATACTGCTGTAAATATTAAGGAGATTATATGAGACAAAACGTACTGTGAACTGAATTTGGCAGCCTCCCATGATGTAATCCAAGAAGGAATACATTTTGATGATCTGTTGAAGAGAAATATTGAAATTTAGGCCACACCATGATTATTCACTGGGTATGAGAAGATATATAGTCTTTATTGTCCAAGAGAGGAAGTTGTTGCCACAGTGTGTGTTCAGCAGGAAGTTATATTTAGTGCTGCCATGGCAGAAGGGACAAAACTCCTTTCAAAGTAGGAAAAGCTTTCTGTAGACTGTTGCTCGAAATTATTGCTGAGATATTTCGCTTATTAATTGATTAGCCGATCatgataaattaatgaaaaacaatgtgGGTAACTGATGAAtcatcatttatcaagcaaGTATGCCAAATATtgcctggttccagcttctcatatATGAGGGTTTGCAGCTTTCCTGTGTTgctgtcattgtaaattgaatatctttagattctggactgttggtcggacaaaacatgcaatttgAAGACCTCACTCTCAGTTATGGGAAATGTGTGATGGGCATTTCTCATTAAcatatgacattttacagaataaacaacaataatacaataataactattataatataaataactGACAGATAAATTAGTACGGATAATAATCGTTGCAGacttcacagaaaacacaaacagagatagactgcagaaagaagaagaatatgAGACTGAATTTGCATCTCTTCACCTTACAGTGGTTGAGCATGACAACACCGGAGTTTCTgtaattcttcttcttcatctggTATTTAGGGTTGATGCACTCCCATTGAATCTaggcaaacatacacacaaagtatGTTAATGTTGGTGGTGCAactgtgggtgtggtttgagTATGAAAGGAGCATAATTTACATGCATACATTACCAAAGGCACAAGGCTAACGGTCCCAGAGTAAAGCCTGCACACTGACtccaaacacaaatttatttccAATATGGACAATGTTTGGAAAACACAGAGGGCTTTAAAAGGCAGTCTAGTCAAACACAGAGGCTTTTATTTGCAGCCAGGACCAAAGTAACCTGGAGGCatttcagagaggaaaaacaactttaGCCTTCAAACTTAGATGCCAAGAGGTCtgaacatgaaataaatatgtgaaataaaacatctcCTGTAAAccaagatttatttattatatagtTTCTGGTTGACAGCTGTCCATAACCTTGACCATAACATACACGTGTCAGTGTAtgttaacagaaaaatatgatgcattcTGTACGTGTGGAAATATTCAGGAGGAATACGTTGCTAGTGCTTTTTGTCATGTGAAatagggaaaatgtttttttttgggactgACTGGGGTTTGGATTGAGTCTTCAATGTATACTTCTTGAATGGATAATCATTTTGAGATGTTTATCACACTAGGTGATGAAGAACCACACCTGTCACCATAAAGCCTCGTGGTCTATAATGTAactatttttacacattaatacCTGATGAATATCCAACTGTCCATGTAAATAAATTTGTGATAAGGAGTGAGAGTGCAGTGTGCTTTTCAGTCATGTGGCTTGATTATATAcacaagtttgtgtgtttatgtggtcACCTGTTTTCCCTCCTGCTCCGCCCTCATCTCCTTAAATGTGGTCTGAAACTCCCCAATAAAGTCATGTTTACCATTAGAGTCCCAGTCCCAAACTGTGCACTGgaacagacacaaagagacaagcacacacaagcgTGCACATTAATCTGGTTCGAACACAGCTGCAACACTGTCACCTAACCACGCACACTCGCAGGCATGCAGGGAAATGCCATGCTGAATGATTGATAAGGTGGTGTTGGTGGGGGGGCAACGGAGCGGTGAAATATTAATCTGAGGATGCTGAGAGGGACGCAGCTTAAGAGacagctttttgtgtgtgtatgtgtgtgtgtgtgttaaggcgCAATAGTTTGTTTCTCTCAAAGAAGCTACTAGACAAGATAAATGGCCTCAATCACTGGTGAAATGCAATGGTCAGCGGGCCAAGGCTTAGCACATCACAAAGAAACAATCCTATAATTTCAAAAGGAGACACACCAATCTCCGCAATACCAATTTCGGGGCTGTCCTGCAGTTTGTACAATCAATTATAACGAAGTTGGTCAATAGAGacacatgctaacacacacagagaaaaatgcttCTACCTTTAACACAAATTTAATTGATGTGAATGAGTCATTTTGTTGTAGGGCTTTGTGACCTTCATGCCTGAGGTCACCTCAACAACTAGTGATCAGAAAAAATCCGCCGATGCTTGATTAAAAGCAACGACCAGCAGTAATCCTCTTATTTCCTGCCTCCCACTTAAGCCTCTAAGTGCCTGCACCTGAAGCGTGTATgccttttttgtctgtgtgtgtgtgtgtgatcatttgTGGACTGAATacgtgtctgtgtttttgccaGTAATTTCTGTGGCCGAGGCAGCGAACGCTCGCTTTTGCAACCCTGCTCCCACTTCAAGTTGCTGAGAGCTGTGCGAGAGagtaatgaaaaaatgaagaacCTCCGTTCCATTCACTGAATACTAACTGTTGGatggagagagagcgagacaaacagagggacagaaagaagagTAGAGAGGTGGAGAAACGCATAAGGAGAAAtacaaaggagaagaaagacagacactgcAGAGCAGGGTTTATGCATTTATGCATTGGTCAGTTAAGAGCCTAGTGAAAAGGAAGCACTGTTCTGAATAGAAATCTCTGCCCCACCATTTCTCACTATAGCTCTGATGCTTCAAACAGGTAGCCCTGGAAACCATAGCCGAtggcgtgcatgtgtgtgtgtgtgtgtgtgtgtgtgtgtgtgtgtgtgcgcgtgtgcgtgtttgtgtgtatgtgtgtgtgtgagccctTTCTCCTGCTGTCAGGAGCCATGCCGAGTTAAGACACCtctgaatatttaatgaacAAGCTCATGTTTATTCATGGAAAGAATAACTGTTTGCAGCTGATATGCGGCCACCACTTTCGCACGTGTGCACATacatgcgcgcgcacgcacgcacagatcTATTCTGACAAGAAAAGGTGAGAGTTGAGGACGACCACTGAGCTCTTTCACATGCGTCTGGCTCTTTAAGTAACACACTGGCATCAGGAAAGGCAGCACATGACCTGAGCTCAACTCCTGTCTCAGAGATGAAAATGGTAGGAGATGTCTGAGGCACATATCTCATCATATGTATactgcacaaaaagaaaaacatcttgcAAAGAAACACCTGCAGGCCTTTGGGTGCTGTTTGGCCTCGGCCCCCTAAATCTGCACTGTGTCTCACTGGGGGAGCTTAAATAATGAAGCCAACGATTTGCACCACTTAGATTGTTGCAGATTACACTTAAGGTTAAATGAAAGACTCACCTTTAGCTCCCTATCATGATCACCGCTGCAGAGTGAGTTCAAGGAAACTTTGAAGGATTTCCAAACTGGGCTCAGGTTGTTCATGACCGTCTGCGCACATACAGTAcgaacagacaaaaacatcacagcGATTGTTAATCGCAGAACTGAAGTAGTCGACCACATTTAAatgcgtgtttctgtgtgcttgAAATTACCTCAGTTCTGTGCACGAGTGACTCAGTCCCATCATCATTTATTCTAAAAATCTCCAGGAAAGGGTCTGATTTGCTGAAGAAATCCTTCAGAGGGAAATAACGCACGTAAGGAAGGCATTGCCTCAGAGCTGCCTTTGATCACAAGCCGTCATTCATACAATTCAACACATCAATCATATATTCAACACAAACAGATTCattattt is a window of Xiphias gladius isolate SHS-SW01 ecotype Sanya breed wild chromosome 24, ASM1685928v1, whole genome shotgun sequence DNA encoding:
- the cpne4b gene encoding copine-4 codes for the protein MSNIYESAEATLGFISSPCLTKVELRVACRGISDRDALSKPDPCVVLKMQSHGQWFEVDRTEVIRSSSSPVFSKIFLVDYYFEEVQRLRFELHDISSGNNGLRDADFLGSMECTLGQIVSQRKLTKALLKQGNTAGKSSIMVTAEELSGNDDYVELSFSARKLDDKDFFSKSDPFLEIFRINDDGTESLVHRTETVMNNLSPVWKSFKVSLNSLCSGDHDRELKCTVWDWDSNGKHDFIGEFQTTFKEMRAEQEGKQIQWECINPKYQMKKKNYRNSGVVMLNHCKIIKMYSFLDYIMGGCQIQFTVAIDFTASNGDPRNSCSLHYIHPYQPNEYLKALVAVGEICQDYDSDKMFPAFGFGALIPPDFKVSHDFAVNFDEDNPECAGIQGVVEAYQNCLPKIQLYGPTNIAPIIQKVASSASEEMHTKEAMEYFILLILTDGVITDMADTREAIVHASHLPMSVIIVGVGNADFTDMQILDGDDGILRSPKGEPVLRDIVQFVPFKDFKHASPAALAKSVLAEVPNQVVDYYNAKGIKPKCMSDYESTRTFSP